From Kryptolebias marmoratus isolate JLee-2015 linkage group LG15, ASM164957v2, whole genome shotgun sequence, a single genomic window includes:
- the il17a/f1 gene encoding interleukin 17a/f1: MFQASNPSKVTVVSAVLLMMMITQAAAKPHRKSSEGFVEETVPLRLDPSNLLPSIKMSSLANVSISPWTYNISRDDSMFPNVLSQAHCSLSGCVGSDKQEDRDLQSRPIMHQVLVLRRVKTEEEGHSYHYRLESKLISVGCTCVRPKVTIQQ, translated from the exons gTTGTCAGCGCTGTcctgttgatgatgatgatcacaCAGGCAGCAGCAAAGCCACACAGGAAGTCTTCTGAAGGTTTTGTAGAAGAAACTGTACCTCTGCGTTTGGACCCTAGCAATTTACTTCCAAGCATAAAAATGAGTTCTTTGGCAAATGTCTCCATCTCGCCTTGGACCTACAA CATCTCCAGGGACGACTCCATGTTCCCAAATGTGCTGTCACAGGCACACTGTTCTCTGAGCGGCTGCGTGGGCTCTGACAAGCAGGAAGACAGAGATCTGCAGTCCCGTCCCATCATGCATCAGGTGCTGGTTCTGCGGCGAGTCAAGACGGAGGAGGAGGGCCACAGCTACCACTACCGCCTGGAGTCCAAACTCATTTCAGTGGGCTGCACCTGCGTGAGGCCGAAGGTGACCATCCAGCAGTGA